The genomic region TCTTCTTAATGCTTTCAACTATCTTCTCCAACATATCCTTGGGGAATCCTTCCTCTAATACTACTCCAAGACTCAGGGCCTGAGGATCTCCCCCCATCATCGCTATATCATTTACTGTGCCACTCACGCTTAATCTTCCTATATCTCCACCTCTGAAGAAAATGGGCCTAATGACGAACGAATCCGTAGTGAACACTATTCCATTAACCACGGCTGCATCGTCCATCATTTCTAGTCCCACCTCGCCAAATCCATCATTTAGCTTCAAAAAGACGTCCCTTATCAGGGAATGCATGTACGTCCCTCCAGCCCCGTGGAGTAGGGTAATTACGTTCTTTCTATCGGGCAGTTCCATCAATAGATAGTTAATTTTGAGGATAATAAATGTATATAACCAATGACATACATCTCTTTTTTTAAAAAATATTTAATAAAGAAATGTAACTCTTTGTGAAGGTCATGTCCACACCACGGGCAATAATGAATAGCTATACTCAAATATACCGTAGGTGCTACTTTTGACTTCCATCAACGTATAAATAATGGGTAAGTCGATATTTGTTGAGCCTTAATGGTTTCACCTGTGGTGGGAGCGTATATTTTTTATGTTGTGGGAATGACAGTAATCCTAAGCATATCCTTTGAGAGAGCATATCATAGCGGCGGGTTGCATTTCTGGATATTAGTTCTTTCCTCCATATCCACAGCCACTTTTCTCGTAACCTTTTCCCTTAGCCTAGTCTCAGTGGCTATTTCCATCATTTTGGTCGTGATTCCTGTCAGCCTATATAACGTCGGCATGAGGTCCCAGGTAACCAGCGTTGTAGCTCTTCTTACCAGTGAACTTTTAATGAGTCTCCTTTACTACGTCCTTCTTAGGGGTCTTGGAAACGCGATAGTTACCCTAAAGGTTTACGGGACAGACATTCCCTCCATCTCCTTTGCTCCCTTGGATGTTATTTATGCAGTTATTGAACTTGCCAATTCCTTCATGTTTTTCCTTATGATCTTCCCAGAGATAATATATTTCTCTATAAAGAATAAAGATTATTTCCCATTAATTGTATCATCATTGGCCCTTGGAGGGCCCAACATAGCCTCGGAAATGACCCATTCAATTCTCCCTCTTCCCTATGATCCAATTAGGGAGGCCAGCGTGTTCATTGCCTTACTTTCCCTATCGCTTTCTATCTATATTTCCCGCGGGTTTATTACTGGCAAAGTAACCGAGTCCAGATACATGATATTCTTGGCTTCTGATTTTATCCTAAGTTTAGCCGGAATATTTTATTCAACTACCTTGAATGAGATTCCCTACGGGATGGCCACGTTAGTGACTCTCTTTATGTCGTTTCAGAATCCAAGGATAAATATCTCGAATAGAAAGTTGGTGATATTGTTATGTGTTCCACAATATCTGTGGGGAATGGCAATAGCCTATTGGTTCAACTTGACCAACTTAGCGTACCTGATGGGAACGGCCACATTCTTGATTTACACTGGGGTAATGCTTGCGGATATGTCATGGAAAAAGATGGGACGTCCAGGTAATTAGACGCGAATTTTCATGGCAACTCATTCGTTGCTACACCACGGCACAATGAATTATTTCAATAGATGAGATCCAATCTATTATACCAAAAGTTTATAAATGAACTAAAACACGACTATGTGATGGTAGCAATAGGTAAGGAATCCAATTCATACCTAGCTCGTTTTAGTTTAATTCAGTTCTTCTTTCTATTAGAATTATATCATCCATTAACATGCTCATTACTGAAGTAGGTGATCCCATGAATGTTCAGTGGCTGAAAAGGGAAGTGCTTCACTTTCTGGATCTCGTCCCTATGTCTACCTCCAGCGTCGCCCCCGCATTTAGTATTGCAGCGGCCTATGGAAGCATGGTGGCGTTAGTGGGTCCCCAGGCCATAATGTCCGTGGTTATTTCCTTTCCGTTTTTCCTTATGGCGTCTCTCATTTTCAGGAAGCTGAATAGGGTAGCTCCTCACTGTGGAGCCTCATATCATTGGGGAAGCAAGTTCATGGGAAAAAGGTATGGCGGGTTTCAGTTCTGGATCATAACTCTGGCATATTTCTTGTCCCTACCACCAATCATTATACCTGCGGGGGAATACACTTTGGATTTACTGTATAGGCTAGGTTTAATTGCAAGGTCACTGGAAATGAGCGTGTTCTGGGACTCGATAGTCGGAATGATTTGGGCAATCTTGGCAGCAATTCCCCTGGTCCTAGGAGTTAAACCTACAGCTAGAACCACCGAGGCTTTCTTGCTTATCGAATTAATAGTTATGGTGAGCTTCATAGTGATAGGGCTCATTTCTCTCCCTTTTCATACGGTGAATAAAATAAATCTCTCATGGTTCTTTAGTGCTAAGGATTTGACTTCCTTACCACTCTTCTTAGGCCTAGCTGCAAGTATGGTCATTGTGGCAACGATTCTAGATGGTTGGGAGATAGACAGTTACGCATCGGAAGAATCTAAGAGGCCAACTAGCTGGCCAGGTAGTGCTGGCGTGATAGGATTGATCTCAGTATTCCTCATCTACATGGTAGTGATGCCTCTCATGACCATAGAAACTCCACTATCTGCAATATCATCGTCAGTAGATCCATTGGCTCGTTGGGCCTCATATGTGATTCCCAACTATGCGTGGGCAATGGACATCGCAATAATTTGCTCCACCGCGAGCTCCCTCTGGCTTACTGCCTTCATCTTGAGTAGAGTTTGGTATTCAGCCTCCAGGGAGGGATTATTACCCTATATCTTTGGAAGGCTAAACAAATATGGAAGTCCGTGGGTGGCAGTGGTGGTGATGACGTCTCTCGAGATCTTAGTCCAAGGAGTGGAGCTAGGGCTCCCTTCCGTCGATAGTTTGTTCGGAATCGTGCTCACGGGTGCAGGGGCGTTTCTCCTCCTTGAGTTTGCTATGGATTCAATTACAGTCTCTAAAATAGCATGGGAAGGGAGAATAGAGTGGTATTATAGAATACTAGCTCCAGTCGCAGCAGGAGGAATGCTCTTTATTGTTATTATGGGGATAATTGATGCTGGTCCTGCATTTGGAATTCCTGCCGACATCTATGCTTTAACTATCTCAGTTTTAATTGTGATTGGTGGAATTTATTTTTCTCGTAGAGGCAATAGGGTCAATACCGTGGTTGCTCCTTGGCTAATGAGAGAGGAAAGACAAGGAAGACTACGTGAAAATGATTACATCGATCCACATCTGTCATGCTATTCTCCTCTATTCTTACTGATATATTTTCTCAGGATTAAAGCAGAAAACAAGGCTAACAATACAAAAGTTACATAAAAAGGCAGAAACGAAGAGATGACAGGCATTTGTGGAGATACCGTTGGAGACCTGATTATAGGTAAACTTACGCTCGAGTTTACCTGAGTGGGACACCCCTGCGAGATGATAGCTACGGTTCCATCGAAGAAATTACTTACAAAAACGTAATTGCTCACAGGATCAAATACTACATCTACGGGAGTTATTCCAACATTTATTTCTCCGATTGGTGATAAATTATTCAGCACCAAAACGTAGTCTTGGCCGTAAAGGCTATCCACGGCAGCATATACCAGATCATTATTACTGTCATAGGCCATTCCTTCTATCTTGCCACCGTAAAGCGATATATTCCCCACTATATTTAGGGCGAGGTTTATTTCCAAGATGTAGCCGTCTGTTCCCACAAGGATTTCATTCTCCTCTAAAAGGAGAGAGTTTGGGAACGTGTTCAACTCGAGGGAATAGGTCCTTCCCTGAAAGTTCATGAAGATATATCCTTTATTTTCAGTAAAATTATAAGTAGAGACGAGAATATTACCCGATGGGGAGACTACCATATCTGTAGGTACTCCAAGGAAATTAAATAACGGAACCAACTTAGTGGAGTTAAGGGCATACACTTCATTCCCTATCGCGATAAAGACCTTTCCAGTAGTTGGGTCAGTAGCTAAGGCAAGGGGATAAGCGGATACGGTCAGCTGTCGAATGACACTTAGATTCGCATCGCTTATTTCTGTTATGGTATGGATTGGAAGCGTGCCACTAGTTACGTATACTATGTTTGTTCTGTTGTCAAATGCTATATATTCCGCCCCACTTACGTTTATGTTTTTAATAACTGATCCATTGGGACTTAGCACGAATACCGTATTGACCGCAGCAACGAATATTCTCCCCTCATTGTCTGCTACCATTCGAGTGGGAGAAATTTGGGAAAACGTGTTATAGGGCCCACCATTTTCTATAGTGGACGTTGCCAAATTTACCGTATATTTAAGTACACCAACACATGAAGAACAGGTCAATGAACATGCTAAGAAAAACAAGACTAAAAGGGAGCTTCCTACACGCATATATACATCCCATTAGAAGTCCAACCAGTACTTATCATCCTCTTTAAACTGACGGTTAGGAGCCACTTTCATGAGTTCACCGTGAAGTTTAGTAACAGTTACTATTACTTGCCTTAGTTGATCTCTCGTTTTCACGTTATCCATTTCAAGTCTTCCGACAAGTGACCTCACTTTAGATAGGTTATCAGTAGCATCCTTCCAAAACCCTTCATCTGTAGAAACCTGTTCTATTACTCTTTTAATGTCAATGAGGTTAGCCTTCATGAGTATTGCTCCTATATCGGCGCTGTCTTTATCGGTGGGAAAATGCATCTGAAGTTTCGTGAGAAGAAGATCGGTCAAATTCATCGAAAATTCTTCATTCCAATTAATCACGAACTCATGGTTGAATTTTACCCTATCCATGTAGTAGGCCTTAAGTACAAAGCTCTCGTAAAAGAACATTCCAGCAATGTCCCCCATTAACCTCTCCAGATGGTAATAGGGGGTCCAGCCCTGCTCCCTCAGTATTTCCTTAAAAACATCTCTATACTTGGTTGGTACTAACACATTAACATCTTGAGGACCGGATTTCCTGTACAGTTTCAGGAGCTCTACAGCCTCCTTATTGTCCCCAACCCTATGAAATATCCCGATCGAACCATACAGAAGTGCTTTTGCATCCCTTTTTTTAAGTTCTGAATAGATCCTTTCATAAAGTTTTAGGTACTCTAGAGAAGTACTTTCAAATTTTATCCCCTTCTGTTGACTTACATCGAACGGAGTGATTCCCGACATTAATCAAATCTTGTATTTCATGATATTAATACTTGTCTACATGATTTCAAGATATTTATGTTAACGATAAAATGGACGTTAAGAATAATGTACAGAGATTGCGATTTCAAGCGTTATAAGATCAAGCTTCTCTAAAGAGAATACTTGTACAATGTCTGTAGTATCGACAGGGGTTCCATGTTCATTAATCTTGCGTCGATCCTCAAGTTCTAAATCCGAGGAAAGCAAGAAGTAGAAAGGTTTTTATTCAAAAGTTACAGGTTATTTTTGTGATATTGGAGTTAAGTGTTGGAACTAGTCATGACGTTGAATCTCTTAGAATTATACTTTCCGATCCATACTTCGTATTACCTGCAATATTCCCCTCTATAAAAGAATTAAAGATCCTAGGTGGCTCCTTTCAAGGCTACGCCAACTACTTAGGCATTGAGCACGAAGTTAGCGGAAACATCTATATCTCCAAGAACGAGGTAACCTATCCATTTACTTTGTCCAAGGGGAAGAATCTAGGTGCGGGTAAACTCACTTTCTATTTGACCCCGGGAAGAGTATTGATCAGGCTAGAATATGAAGGTTGGATGGAAAGGTTAGCCGGGGGCTTACTGAGAGGATGGGTAAAGAAATTTTCTAATGATCTTGAGGAAAAAGTTAGAATGGAGAGAATTAAAAGGAAAATATAACCAACTGTCCATCAGTCTTAGATGGAGAACTTTTCTAGCTATGGCTCTCTTGGGCAGGAGGCTGCCGGGATGAGGCATGCTCTATCTGATCATGTTAATGTGTTTATTACGGGATTACTTTACTCGTTACACATCTCAACTTTTCTTCAAATCCGATAGGGTTAGTCCTTGTATTAAGGTCAGGGATATATCGCCTAGATATCGATAATGAAAATATTTAAACGAAGAAATAGATTTATCTTTAATGAGATTTAGGGAGTGGAACGAGATAATCAAGGACAAGAGTCCGTTGAAGGTTATTTACTTTTGGACAGATTGGTGCGAGGAGTGTGGTGCCCAATACAAGGAGTTAAGCAAGATAGAGGATTGGGAAGGATTTGGATATGCGAGCGTTAATGCTGATGAGAGACCAGACATCGCCATTAGATATTCGCCACAGATTTACCCCAGCTTAGCCATAGTGACGGAGGGAAATGTTGTGGGTGGATTATACGGTTTCTCCGAAGAGTGGAAGATAAGAGAGACCCTTCTCATGGCACTAGACCTATCTCTTGGAGGAGGTAAGCTGGTTTCTCCTAAATTTAACAGGGACTTGCGTAAGGTCCCTAGATCTAACTATGTCTTGCAAAACGAGAGACATGAGAACATATTAAATGACATCAGGTCTAAATGCATCTCGTTTTTTGACATCTACCAGGGTGGATTTGAAAAAGAACCCAAGTATTATTTGCCCAACGTGCTTAGGTTTCTTCTCAGATTTAAAGACTCATATTCCATGGAGATTGTAAAATACACCCTCGACGCTGTAATTTACAATCTTTGGGATAATGGTTTTTATGCGTTCTCTAAAACCTATGACTGGAAAAACCCCTATAAAGTAAAGCTATTAGATCTGAACGCGGAAATGATAATAGCCTTACTCGAGACGTTTGCGAAAACCAAGGATACTTACTATCTCGATTACGCTGTGGAAACCGGCAAGTGGCTAATGAGAAGTAAAAAAGGAGACTTCTATCCAATAGCTGAAACCTCACAGGGAATGGTTGGGAAACCGCTGTTAACGGTTAACAGCTTAATAGGGGAGGCAATGTTTTACCTATATGAGTTCACGAACGATGAAAGTTTTAGAGACGAAGCTGAAAGACTATCTTCATTGCTCAAGCCTTCCCACGTAATAGGGGATGGGAATCCATTTCTATTAGACTTAGCGTATCTGATCAGATTCCTCTCTTCTCTAGGTAAGGGAAAAGAAGTAGTAAAGGTGGCCTTTGATCAGTTCTTCGGAGGGGACGCGTTTTATGACGTTAGTTTACCTCACGCGCTATCAAATGGAATAGGCAGGTTCAAGTTGATAACTGATAATTCTATTTTAGGCCAAGGGTTAGTGAAACTAGGTCTAATGGAACCAGCGAAGCAGATAGCTAATTATTTTTCGACTAGATACTGGAATTTTACATATTTCAATCAAGCAGATTTTGGTTTGTTGGTGTGGATGTTGAATGAACATACGTGACTTTTATTTGATATCCATCATCCTCGGTCAAGTAATATTTACACTTGAAGTCACATTGATCCTGTTTTATCCAAACATATTTGTTTCATTTTTTCAGTATTTCTCCTTCATTAACTATTTACTTGCATTTTTTATAGACATGATTGTTATTTTAAATTTCTTGCAATTTATCTCATCTAGATTAAAGTATCTACTGATTTTGCTCT from Metallosphaera sedula DSM 5348 harbors:
- a CDS encoding APC family permease, coding for MNVQWLKREVLHFLDLVPMSTSSVAPAFSIAAAYGSMVALVGPQAIMSVVISFPFFLMASLIFRKLNRVAPHCGASYHWGSKFMGKRYGGFQFWIITLAYFLSLPPIIIPAGEYTLDLLYRLGLIARSLEMSVFWDSIVGMIWAILAAIPLVLGVKPTARTTEAFLLIELIVMVSFIVIGLISLPFHTVNKINLSWFFSAKDLTSLPLFLGLAASMVIVATILDGWEIDSYASEESKRPTSWPGSAGVIGLISVFLIYMVVMPLMTIETPLSAISSSVDPLARWASYVIPNYAWAMDIAIICSTASSLWLTAFILSRVWYSASREGLLPYIFGRLNKYGSPWVAVVVMTSLEILVQGVELGLPSVDSLFGIVLTGAGAFLLLEFAMDSITVSKIAWEGRIEWYYRILAPVAAGGMLFIVIMGIIDAGPAFGIPADIYALTISVLIVIGGIYFSRRGNRVNTVVAPWLMREERQGRLRENDYIDPHLSCYSPLFLLIYFLRIKAENKANNTKVT
- a CDS encoding thioredoxin domain-containing protein: MRFREWNEIIKDKSPLKVIYFWTDWCEECGAQYKELSKIEDWEGFGYASVNADERPDIAIRYSPQIYPSLAIVTEGNVVGGLYGFSEEWKIRETLLMALDLSLGGGKLVSPKFNRDLRKVPRSNYVLQNERHENILNDIRSKCISFFDIYQGGFEKEPKYYLPNVLRFLLRFKDSYSMEIVKYTLDAVIYNLWDNGFYAFSKTYDWKNPYKVKLLDLNAEMIIALLETFAKTKDTYYLDYAVETGKWLMRSKKGDFYPIAETSQGMVGKPLLTVNSLIGEAMFYLYEFTNDESFRDEAERLSSLLKPSHVIGDGNPFLLDLAYLIRFLSSLGKGKEVVKVAFDQFFGGDAFYDVSLPHALSNGIGRFKLITDNSILGQGLVKLGLMEPAKQIANYFSTRYWNFTYFNQADFGLLVWMLNEHT
- a CDS encoding YncE family protein, whose protein sequence is MVADNEGRIFVAAVNTVFVLSPNGSVIKNINVSGAEYIAFDNRTNIVYVTSGTLPIHTITEISDANLSVIRQLTVSAYPLALATDPTTGKVFIAIGNEVYALNSTKLVPLFNFLGVPTDMVVSPSGNILVSTYNFTENKGYIFMNFQGRTYSLELNTFPNSLLLEENEILVGTDGYILEINLALNIVGNISLYGGKIEGMAYDSNNDLVYAAVDSLYGQDYVLVLNNLSPIGEINVGITPVDVVFDPVSNYVFVSNFFDGTVAIISQGCPTQVNSSVSLPIIRSPTVSPQMPVISSFLPFYVTFVLLALFSALILRKYISKNRGE
- a CDS encoding DUF3211 domain-containing protein: MILELSVGTSHDVESLRIILSDPYFVLPAIFPSIKELKILGGSFQGYANYLGIEHEVSGNIYISKNEVTYPFTLSKGKNLGAGKLTFYLTPGRVLIRLEYEGWMERLAGGLLRGWVKKFSNDLEEKVRMERIKRKI